A window of Costertonia aggregata contains these coding sequences:
- a CDS encoding PepSY-associated TM helix domain-containing protein: MKLKKKTFFQIHSWIGIRLSILFFIVCFSGTLATLSHEMDWLFIPSIRATPQSELAPRNLMVSNFRDAYPKGEITFWLRTDEPYLCDIIYKMEDGQRSYVFANPYTGKIQGEAQITFQRFFRDLHYFLFVPFQIGHFTVLIFGFLLLISLVTALVFYKKWWRKLFELQTGKGNLVLFRSLHRLIGLWSVPFTLLFSITGIWYFLERANVGDIGKTTNPKPPVIHGFEADKAGIDANNLDYDRAVRVAKKQIPNLVVGDISPKSGKSGSIYLSGKSNVPLVRQRANRVYLNPNTYKVIKTQKATEIGTVMFLNDIADPLHFGYWGGLTTKIIWFVFGLAISLLVLSGIWITLKRKALKRKKSKKKIMGVWRYVNWGFFAIMLLFMYYILIDRYKASITAMVIISIGWFLFLAAAYYIFIYRLNKVVQKIT; encoded by the coding sequence ATGAAGCTAAAAAAGAAAACATTCTTTCAAATTCATAGTTGGATAGGTATCCGATTGAGCATTCTGTTTTTTATAGTTTGCTTTTCGGGTACCTTAGCTACATTAAGCCATGAGATGGACTGGTTGTTTATACCATCCATTCGGGCTACACCTCAAAGTGAACTTGCCCCACGAAACTTGATGGTATCAAATTTTAGAGATGCCTACCCCAAGGGTGAGATCACATTTTGGCTACGTACCGATGAGCCGTATTTGTGTGATATCATCTATAAGATGGAGGATGGGCAACGAAGCTATGTTTTTGCAAATCCGTACACGGGAAAAATACAGGGGGAGGCACAGATTACGTTTCAACGTTTTTTTAGGGATTTACATTATTTTTTGTTCGTTCCATTTCAGATTGGGCATTTTACGGTATTGATTTTTGGTTTTCTGTTATTGATATCACTCGTAACGGCACTAGTTTTTTACAAAAAATGGTGGCGAAAGCTTTTTGAATTACAAACGGGAAAAGGAAATCTGGTTTTATTTCGAAGTCTTCATCGTTTGATCGGCCTTTGGTCGGTACCTTTTACCCTTCTGTTTTCTATTACGGGCATTTGGTATTTTTTGGAAAGGGCCAATGTAGGCGATATCGGGAAAACAACAAATCCCAAACCCCCGGTGATACATGGCTTTGAAGCTGATAAAGCTGGCATTGATGCCAATAATCTGGATTACGACCGCGCCGTAAGGGTTGCGAAAAAACAAATACCAAATCTGGTTGTCGGTGACATTTCTCCAAAAAGCGGAAAGTCGGGCAGCATCTATTTATCGGGAAAAAGTAATGTGCCTCTAGTGCGCCAAAGGGCCAACCGTGTGTACTTGAATCCCAATACATATAAAGTGATAAAGACTCAAAAGGCCACCGAAATCGGAACGGTTATGTTCCTAAACGATATTGCAGACCCATTGCATTTTGGGTATTGGGGCGGTTTGACTACCAAGATTATCTGGTTTGTTTTTGGTTTGGCAATCTCGTTACTGGTATTGTCTGGCATTTGGATAACACTAAAGCGCAAGGCATTAAAGAGAAAAAAAAGCAAAAAGAAAATAATGGGTGTTTGGCGTTATGTGAACTGGGGCTTTTTTGCAATTATGCTTTTATTCATGTACTACATATTGATCGATAGGTATAAAGCGTCAATCACGGCAATGGTGATTATAAGTATAGGATGGTTTCTGTTTCTGGCAGCGGCATATTATATTTTTATATATAGATTGAATAAAGTAGTCCAAAAAATCACCTGA
- a CDS encoding DUF6607 family protein: protein MKKIAFVTVILLSFSLSAQSKKNKKQQDIQSIKNMCGCYEVTFNFAETFNYSKDSLYKPSKTKVDKGLEWAQLVTDTNDKIVIQHILQVGNPAKPMIVKHWRQDWLYENTDFYLYDGDNNWAFTKKPKTEVEGQWTQKVYQVDDSPRYEGSATWVHVDGKSYWENTTPAPLPRREYTTRGDYNVTLRGNRHETSDAGWIHDQDNAKIIRKEGQADVILAMEKGYNTYVKVPDERCKGASDWWQEHHDKWTTVRSKWDEVFKRNTDLTLKEKVDNKVLYKHLFDDEISKEQEISEVIESFVQN, encoded by the coding sequence ATGAAAAAAATCGCTTTTGTAACAGTAATACTTTTATCCTTTTCGCTGTCGGCTCAATCAAAAAAGAACAAAAAACAACAGGACATACAATCCATAAAAAACATGTGCGGTTGTTACGAGGTCACCTTTAATTTTGCCGAGACTTTTAACTATAGTAAAGACTCATTGTACAAACCTTCAAAAACAAAAGTGGACAAAGGTTTGGAATGGGCGCAATTGGTTACCGATACCAATGACAAAATCGTAATACAACACATTCTTCAGGTAGGCAACCCTGCAAAACCTATGATCGTAAAACATTGGCGACAAGACTGGTTGTACGAGAATACGGATTTTTACCTATATGATGGCGACAATAACTGGGCGTTTACAAAAAAACCAAAGACAGAGGTTGAAGGCCAATGGACACAAAAAGTGTATCAAGTAGATGATAGCCCACGCTATGAAGGTAGTGCCACTTGGGTACATGTAGATGGAAAAAGCTATTGGGAAAATACGACACCAGCTCCCCTACCACGAAGAGAATACACTACCCGTGGCGATTACAATGTTACCCTGCGAGGAAACAGGCACGAAACCAGTGATGCAGGATGGATACATGACCAAGACAATGCAAAGATCATTAGAAAAGAAGGACAGGCTGACGTAATCCTAGCCATGGAAAAAGGGTACAATACCTATGTAAAAGTGCCGGACGAAAGGTGCAAAGGCGCCTCGGATTGGTGGCAAGAACACCATGATAAATGGACTACCGTTCGCAGTAAATGGGATGAAGTATTTAAAAGAAATACCGATTTGACCCTTAAAGAAAAAGTTGACAATAAAGTATTGTACAAACATTTATTTGATGATGAAATAAGCAAAGAACAAGAAATAAGCGAAGTTATCGAATCGTTTGTTCAAAATTGA
- a CDS encoding DUF2271 domain-containing protein has translation MKPKFRILFIIALAFIITASFTRSEETVNYKCMIQLTNYTGEGAYVVVSLLNAENKYEETLYVQGDDNEWYRDIEEWWKNVYGIKRPDIDAITGATVSGGERSMTVLKIPVDKIDAGYKIRFESAVEDQEYYMDDLEFELTTENLKTKKEGKGFIRYVRMIPQ, from the coding sequence ATGAAACCCAAGTTTAGAATTTTATTCATTATAGCCCTAGCATTTATTATCACGGCAAGTTTTACACGATCCGAGGAAACGGTAAACTATAAATGTATGATACAATTGACCAATTATACCGGTGAGGGAGCCTATGTGGTAGTATCGTTGTTGAATGCAGAAAACAAATATGAAGAAACCTTGTATGTGCAAGGTGATGACAATGAGTGGTATAGGGATATTGAGGAGTGGTGGAAAAATGTTTACGGTATAAAACGGCCCGACATAGATGCCATTACCGGTGCAACCGTCTCTGGCGGGGAACGAAGTATGACAGTATTAAAAATACCCGTGGACAAAATAGATGCCGGATACAAGATACGATTTGAATCTGCCGTAGAAGACCAAGAATATTACATGGATGACCTTGAGTTCGAATTGACCACGGAAAACCTGAAGACCAAGAAAGAAGGTAAAGGTTTTATACGTTACGTACGCATGATTCCCCAATAA
- a CDS encoding ankyrin repeat domain-containing protein: MKTVQFILGIVTFFSFTLGNAQENVFLKRGYWKANPSISQIEQDIKAGNNVTALNESMFDAVCYALMEKADNTTIKYLLGKKGNEVDKLTHDGRTYIFWAAYRDNLEIMQYLVDKGAKANIEDSHGYSVMNFAAVTGQTNPELYDFLLENNADIKAKNHDGANALLLVAPFVKDYGTIAYFVSKGLDLKSTDDHGNGVFHYAAKGGHIPLLKTLVKKGLPYTTVNNKGQNALHMASLGTRNSQNSLETYKYLESLGINPDTSDIENRNPLHAIAYKTNDLEVFKYFINKGVDVDQQDKAGNSPFMNAAKSNTLEVVKFLSDHVEDIDAQNKSGHTALVMAVNRNSGEVVDFIIRKGADIHVKDVKDNTLAHYLLNTYKNAEPESFEQKLKLLTDKGLSLNETQENGNTLLHLAVKENNLSLLKRLEAFDIDINQKNKDGITPLHMAAMTSNNDIILKYLISQGADKSVKTEFEESVYDLANENELLRERQVTLEFLK, encoded by the coding sequence ATGAAAACAGTACAGTTTATTCTAGGCATCGTTACGTTCTTTTCCTTTACGTTGGGCAATGCCCAAGAAAACGTTTTTTTGAAACGTGGGTATTGGAAGGCCAATCCATCTATTTCACAAATTGAACAAGATATCAAAGCGGGAAATAATGTTACCGCACTTAACGAATCAATGTTCGATGCCGTTTGTTATGCGCTTATGGAGAAAGCGGACAATACCACCATAAAATATTTGTTGGGCAAAAAGGGCAATGAAGTTGATAAACTGACCCATGACGGTAGAACCTATATTTTTTGGGCCGCTTATCGTGACAATTTGGAAATAATGCAATATTTGGTCGACAAAGGTGCAAAGGCAAATATTGAAGATAGCCATGGCTATTCTGTCATGAATTTTGCCGCTGTTACAGGCCAAACCAATCCTGAATTATATGATTTTTTATTAGAAAACAATGCCGATATCAAAGCTAAAAACCACGACGGCGCAAACGCATTATTGTTGGTAGCACCTTTTGTCAAAGACTACGGTACAATAGCATATTTCGTTTCAAAAGGTTTGGACCTTAAAAGTACGGACGATCATGGGAACGGGGTTTTTCATTATGCTGCAAAAGGAGGTCATATACCCTTGCTGAAAACATTGGTAAAAAAAGGATTGCCCTACACAACAGTTAATAACAAAGGGCAAAACGCCTTGCATATGGCGAGCCTGGGTACCCGAAATTCCCAAAACAGTTTAGAGACCTATAAATATTTGGAGAGTTTGGGCATCAACCCCGATACCTCCGATATTGAAAACCGAAATCCGTTACACGCCATTGCCTACAAAACCAATGATCTAGAGGTTTTTAAGTATTTTATAAATAAAGGTGTAGATGTTGACCAACAAGATAAAGCTGGGAACTCTCCTTTTATGAATGCTGCAAAGAGCAATACCCTAGAGGTGGTCAAATTTTTGTCCGATCATGTCGAAGATATTGATGCACAAAATAAAAGTGGGCATACGGCACTTGTTATGGCCGTAAACCGTAATTCTGGTGAAGTTGTTGATTTTATCATCCGAAAGGGAGCGGATATCCATGTGAAAGATGTAAAAGACAATACCCTTGCTCATTACCTTTTGAACACATACAAAAACGCCGAGCCCGAAAGTTTTGAACAAAAATTAAAGCTTTTGACCGATAAGGGACTCTCTTTGAACGAAACACAAGAAAACGGAAATACCTTACTACACTTGGCCGTAAAAGAAAATAATCTTTCGTTATTAAAAAGATTAGAAGCTTTTGATATAGATATCAACCAAAAAAACAAAGACGGCATTACTCCATTACATATGGCAGCGATGACTTCAAACAACGATATTATTTTAAAATATTTGATTTCCCAGGGAGCGGACAAATCGGTAAAAACAGAATTTGAAGAATCGGTTTATGACCTGGCCAATGAGAATGAACTATTGAGAGAACGGCAAGTAACTTTGGAATTTTTAAAGTAA
- a CDS encoding TonB-dependent receptor has product MKNFSVAIMALLFSIVALGQTTIEGTISDGENIPLLGATIMLNNTRGTTSDMDGKYSFANVESGQYSLTVSYIGYKSETKSVEVSGQANLSVDFTLVPATEQLQPVEIIGRRETGYKNTVSYAATKSAAPVKEVPTTINFVTKELALDQAAFTLNDVIKNISGVNQFSFYNDITIRGFRVAGQRNSGNLVNGMRAFTSFWKPQLIPHIERVEVIKGPASALFGNASPGGTINRVTKKPLPEARQSITASVGSFNTFRTLADFTGPMTKDNKLLYRLNLGYENTDGFRDLQLARNLVVAPSFSFLPTNNTRLNFDIVYQDSQGRLDRGQAVFGNGDLFSTPITKSLSAANDFLDEISLTATVSLQHNFIDNITFNSIFMRSSYDEDLLEHRTSNRFAALGDGSFDEEKVAMRVFIRKRGWDNNNFNNYFNFDFDLGRVKNKLLVGYDYFQQELQPGGSQLEARSYLLQNGTATNVFDPDNAANYVLDGDGNPVTNVGHFDLVSSTANGLRDMSNYVYRTRTFNQFLQRSHGVYLQNQAEIGDFKVLVGLRQEYFTDFTDYNSEDEEKVEQQAFLPRIGLVYTMNDNINLYGTWVQGFQPQSAADIINPDAGGPFDPLESELFEFGAKSDWFNGRLNASLSLYLLTQKGELYNADDPNNPERLVQIGEEEAKGFELDISGNITQNWSLVAGYAFNDAKFTESDDPAEIGRQKPNAPRHMGNIWSKYILGEGRYKGVGFGVGYNFVSERFGSIVSSGAEPTEFPMYGLFDAALYYNLNKVQIQLNINNIFNKTHWVGGYDFIRAFPGAPRNVMTTVSYTF; this is encoded by the coding sequence ATGAAAAATTTTAGTGTAGCGATAATGGCCCTGTTATTCAGTATCGTTGCCCTTGGGCAAACCACGATAGAAGGAACTATATCTGACGGCGAGAACATACCGCTTTTGGGTGCAACGATCATGCTGAACAATACACGCGGCACCACCAGTGATATGGATGGAAAGTACAGTTTTGCCAATGTGGAATCGGGTCAGTATTCATTGACCGTTTCGTACATAGGATACAAATCAGAAACGAAATCTGTTGAGGTTTCCGGGCAAGCGAACCTAAGTGTTGATTTTACCCTTGTACCAGCAACAGAGCAATTGCAACCTGTTGAGATAATCGGGCGTAGGGAAACCGGATATAAAAATACGGTTTCGTATGCCGCGACCAAATCGGCCGCTCCCGTTAAGGAAGTGCCAACTACCATCAATTTTGTAACCAAAGAGCTTGCGTTGGATCAGGCTGCTTTTACATTGAACGATGTTATAAAAAATATTAGCGGAGTAAACCAGTTCAGTTTTTATAATGATATCACTATTAGGGGGTTTCGTGTAGCGGGCCAGCGTAACTCGGGCAATTTGGTAAACGGTATGCGCGCCTTTACGAGTTTTTGGAAACCACAGCTGATTCCACATATTGAACGGGTAGAAGTTATTAAAGGACCGGCTTCGGCCCTGTTTGGCAATGCATCTCCCGGCGGAACAATCAATAGGGTCACCAAAAAACCGCTACCTGAAGCAAGACAATCTATTACCGCATCGGTAGGTAGTTTCAATACTTTTCGAACCTTAGCGGATTTTACGGGCCCCATGACAAAAGATAACAAGCTCTTGTACAGATTGAATTTGGGTTATGAAAATACCGATGGTTTTAGGGATCTTCAGTTGGCTAGAAATTTGGTTGTGGCACCTTCTTTTTCATTTTTGCCAACGAACAACACACGGCTCAACTTTGACATTGTTTATCAAGACTCCCAAGGTCGCTTAGACCGGGGGCAGGCCGTTTTTGGAAACGGTGACCTTTTTTCCACACCTATCACCAAATCATTGAGTGCGGCCAATGACTTTTTGGACGAGATAAGTCTGACCGCGACTGTTTCCTTACAGCATAATTTTATCGATAATATTACATTCAACAGTATTTTTATGCGTTCGTCCTATGACGAAGATTTATTGGAACATCGCACATCCAATAGGTTCGCTGCTCTAGGCGATGGCAGCTTTGATGAAGAAAAAGTAGCTATGCGTGTATTCATACGAAAAAGGGGCTGGGACAATAACAACTTTAACAACTACTTTAATTTCGATTTTGATTTAGGACGTGTAAAAAACAAGCTTTTGGTTGGTTATGACTATTTTCAACAGGAATTACAACCTGGCGGATCACAGCTCGAAGCACGTAGTTATCTTCTGCAAAATGGCACTGCAACGAATGTATTTGATCCCGATAATGCGGCAAATTATGTTTTGGATGGTGACGGAAACCCTGTGACCAATGTTGGTCATTTTGATTTGGTGTCCTCAACGGCAAACGGCCTACGGGATATGAGCAATTATGTATACAGGACAAGGACCTTTAATCAATTTTTGCAAAGATCGCATGGGGTATACCTGCAAAATCAAGCTGAAATAGGTGACTTTAAAGTATTGGTCGGTTTGCGGCAAGAATATTTTACCGATTTTACCGACTACAACAGCGAAGATGAGGAAAAGGTGGAACAACAAGCCTTTTTGCCAAGAATAGGTTTGGTGTACACTATGAACGATAATATTAATCTTTACGGTACATGGGTACAGGGCTTTCAACCGCAAAGTGCCGCCGATATAATAAATCCCGATGCCGGTGGTCCTTTCGATCCTTTGGAAAGCGAGCTTTTTGAGTTTGGGGCCAAATCAGATTGGTTTAATGGGCGCCTAAATGCATCGCTATCATTATATCTGTTGACGCAAAAGGGAGAGCTTTACAATGCAGATGATCCAAATAATCCAGAGCGTTTGGTACAGATCGGCGAGGAAGAAGCGAAAGGCTTTGAGCTTGATATTTCCGGAAACATTACGCAAAACTGGAGCCTTGTGGCCGGTTATGCCTTTAATGATGCAAAGTTTACCGAAAGCGACGACCCTGCCGAAATTGGAAGGCAAAAGCCAAATGCACCTAGGCATATGGGAAATATCTGGAGCAAGTATATTTTAGGCGAAGGTCGATACAAAGGGGTTGGCTTTGGGGTTGGTTACAATTTTGTTTCTGAACGGTTTGGGTCTATCGTCAGCAGCGGGGCAGAACCTACAGAATTTCCCATGTACGGGCTGTTTGATGCCGCCCTGTATTACAATTTGAACAAGGTTCAGATTCAATTGAACATCAATAATATTTTCAATAAGACACATTGGGTAGGCGGTTACGATTTTATAAGGGCATTTCCCGGTGCACCGAGAAATGTGATGACCACAGTGTCCTACACTTTCTAA
- a CDS encoding HmuY family protein, producing the protein MQSTFKFFTFLVLPLLFIACDSDDDEPQLEAVESKTATNIPAPQTGGFGQGEIGGSFTKFSFETGAITTNETEWDIAFRGLTIAVNGGVATGTNDEPERNGDAGAAIATGTFASVTDAASYTFLQDSANGFAIPTGSDNGWYNYNQPTNVVTPIPGKVLVIKTHDGKYAKVEILSYYKDAPSEITSEIANRDFRFYTFNYVYNPNEGETSLQ; encoded by the coding sequence ATGCAATCTACATTTAAATTCTTTACATTTTTAGTACTACCCCTACTATTTATCGCCTGTGATAGTGATGACGATGAACCACAGTTGGAGGCCGTAGAAAGTAAGACGGCTACGAATATACCGGCACCGCAGACCGGAGGTTTTGGTCAGGGCGAAATAGGAGGGTCTTTTACGAAATTCAGTTTTGAAACGGGTGCCATTACCACTAATGAAACGGAATGGGATATTGCCTTTAGGGGCTTGACAATTGCCGTTAACGGGGGAGTCGCAACCGGAACGAATGATGAGCCCGAGAGAAATGGAGATGCTGGCGCAGCTATTGCAACGGGTACTTTTGCCAGTGTTACCGATGCTGCCTCGTACACTTTTCTACAGGATTCAGCCAATGGTTTTGCCATTCCTACGGGGAGCGATAATGGTTGGTATAATTATAACCAGCCAACCAATGTAGTGACCCCTATTCCAGGCAAGGTACTCGTAATAAAAACCCATGATGGTAAATATGCAAAAGTTGAAATTTTAAGTTATTATAAAGATGCGCCATCGGAAATAACCTCGGAAATCGCGAACAGGGATTTTAGATTTTACACCTTCAATTACGTCTATAACCCTAATGAAGGCGAGACTTCATTACAATAG
- a CDS encoding ribonucleotide-diphosphate reductase subunit beta produces the protein MEITHVVKRDFTTKPFQLEKITNAVLKAMTAIEHGGLLDAEHISKSVYSELLERKGLDENYKPTVEQVQDLVEKKLMEGGFFDVAKAYIIYRNEQAQKRKSNIFEKRINLKPYEYPALYEYVPAIRHSYWIHTEFNFTSDIQDFKTRLSTTERSAIKNTMLAISQIEVAVKSFWGDIYHKMPKPEIGSVGATFAESEVRHADAYSHLLEILGLNEEFNTLKKKPVIMKRVQYLETALKNAKSDDNKEYAESILLFSLFIEHVSLFSQFLIIMAFNKHKNMLKGISNVVEATSKEEQIHGDFGIDIIKIIKEENPDWFNADYHNMIQDMCREAFTAESKIIDWIFEEGELDFLPKALVNEFIKNRFNSSLESIGIDAIFEVDESLLAQTEWFDDEIIGTKHGDFFVKRSINYSKRTQSITSDDLF, from the coding sequence ATGGAAATAACTCATGTCGTCAAAAGGGACTTCACGACCAAACCCTTTCAATTGGAAAAAATCACTAATGCCGTTTTAAAGGCGATGACCGCTATAGAACATGGTGGTTTACTTGACGCTGAGCATATATCCAAAAGCGTATATTCGGAGCTTTTAGAACGTAAAGGTTTAGATGAAAACTATAAGCCTACCGTTGAACAAGTACAGGATTTGGTCGAGAAAAAGCTTATGGAAGGCGGCTTTTTTGATGTGGCCAAGGCATACATAATTTATCGAAACGAACAGGCACAAAAGCGCAAAAGCAACATTTTTGAAAAGCGTATAAATTTGAAGCCCTACGAATACCCGGCGTTATATGAGTATGTTCCGGCCATACGACACTCGTATTGGATACATACGGAATTTAATTTCACTAGCGACATACAAGATTTTAAGACTCGGTTGTCTACCACCGAACGAAGTGCCATCAAAAACACTATGCTGGCCATTTCCCAAATTGAGGTCGCCGTTAAATCTTTTTGGGGGGATATCTATCACAAGATGCCAAAACCGGAAATTGGGTCGGTAGGGGCTACATTTGCGGAAAGTGAAGTACGCCATGCAGATGCCTATTCGCATCTATTGGAAATTTTGGGACTCAACGAGGAATTCAATACCCTAAAGAAAAAGCCAGTAATCATGAAAAGGGTGCAGTACTTGGAAACTGCCCTCAAAAACGCTAAAAGTGACGATAACAAAGAGTACGCAGAGTCTATCTTGTTGTTTTCGTTATTTATTGAGCATGTTTCCCTTTTTTCCCAATTTTTGATAATAATGGCCTTCAACAAGCACAAAAATATGTTGAAGGGAATTTCCAATGTGGTAGAGGCCACCTCCAAAGAAGAGCAGATTCACGGGGATTTTGGCATCGATATCATTAAAATCATCAAAGAGGAGAATCCCGATTGGTTCAATGCGGATTATCATAACATGATACAGGATATGTGCCGGGAAGCCTTTACAGCTGAAAGTAAAATAATAGACTGGATTTTTGAGGAAGGAGAGCTCGATTTTCTGCCGAAAGCCCTGGTCAACGAGTTTATTAAGAATAGGTTCAACAGTTCATTGGAGAGCATAGGCATTGATGCGATTTTTGAAGTTGATGAATCCTTGTTGGCACAGACCGAATGGTTTGATGATGAAATCATCGGCACCAAACATGGCGATTTCTTCGTAAAACGCTCCATCAATTATAGTAAAAGAACACAAAGTATAACCAGCGACGACCTTTTTTAA
- a CDS encoding TonB-dependent receptor plug domain-containing protein — MNLNRLLAFVFISVSGASLYAQEKPLANDSILVQDLEEVIVTATRTVRQLSSVPLPVTLISKKQLKKTGVIRLDEILNEQTGIITVADESGFNGIQVQGIASDYVMILIDGVPLVGRSAGNFDLSRLTVGNIQQIEIVKGPSSSLYGSEALGGVVNIITETPKDSTLHGNVSHRIASFNTHDSNINIKQKFKKLGYSLFANSLFSDGYDLVPENPGQTVEPFNNYTLNGRIFYDFTKNLRLFTSGRYYKQEQESSLFLGDELLEGDSNLSEANLHLRLNHGANAKLDFEYEFYYTNYIANEFLQSPITQDTFSESDFNQNLFRPEVRAMYAIKPNNTVTLGVGYNHENLDRTFFDERVTFDSQYVYAQYDFYPLEKINMILGARFDNHSEYQSQFSPKASLNYAFNDNISLKGSIGYGFKAPDFRQLYFDFTNSAVGYTVLGYNVAVAKVQELEEQGQLIDILFDLDDLAEPLQAESSVGYNLGAAYQNGKLRLGLNYFRNDFQNLIDTRAIARRTNGQNVFSYVNFDRIYTTGLELDINYKVSNTLTLAGGYQLLYAKDKEKKVALERGEVFARDPASLQTVALDNTDYFGLVNRSRHTANFKMFYEVPRWNFNANLRINYRSKYGLFDSNGNGIIDDFDTSFVDGFALTNIALNKTFAGKYTLQLGANNLFDYRDEENIPGLAGIQLFTKVNIQF, encoded by the coding sequence ATGAATCTAAATAGGTTGTTAGCCTTTGTTTTTATTAGTGTTTCTGGAGCTTCTCTTTATGCACAAGAAAAACCGCTTGCAAACGATTCTATTTTAGTTCAGGACTTAGAAGAGGTAATTGTGACCGCAACACGTACGGTCAGGCAGCTTTCCTCGGTGCCTTTGCCCGTTACTCTGATTTCCAAAAAGCAGTTAAAGAAAACAGGGGTTATCCGGTTAGATGAAATCTTAAACGAGCAAACTGGTATTATCACCGTTGCGGACGAAAGTGGCTTTAACGGAATTCAAGTTCAGGGAATTGCATCCGATTATGTCATGATTTTGATAGATGGTGTTCCCTTGGTGGGCCGTTCTGCCGGAAATTTTGATTTGAGCAGGCTTACCGTCGGTAACATTCAACAAATTGAGATTGTCAAAGGACCGTCCTCAAGTCTATATGGTTCAGAGGCGTTGGGCGGAGTAGTCAATATCATTACCGAAACCCCCAAAGATAGTACGTTGCACGGGAACGTATCCCATAGAATCGCCTCGTTCAACACGCACGATTCCAACATAAATATCAAACAAAAATTTAAAAAACTGGGATATTCCCTGTTTGCGAATAGTCTATTTAGTGATGGTTATGACCTAGTACCTGAAAACCCTGGGCAAACTGTTGAGCCGTTCAATAACTATACGCTTAACGGAAGAATTTTTTATGATTTTACAAAAAATCTACGGTTGTTTACTTCTGGTAGGTATTACAAACAGGAACAAGAGTCCAGTCTTTTTTTGGGCGATGAATTGCTAGAGGGTGATAGTAATTTGTCCGAAGCTAACTTGCATTTGAGATTAAACCATGGGGCCAATGCCAAATTAGATTTTGAATATGAGTTTTATTATACCAATTACATCGCAAACGAGTTTTTACAAAGCCCCATAACACAAGATACTTTTAGTGAGAGTGACTTTAACCAAAATCTTTTTAGGCCAGAGGTACGTGCCATGTACGCTATAAAGCCAAACAATACTGTAACGTTAGGTGTTGGGTACAATCACGAAAATTTGGATCGTACCTTTTTTGATGAGAGGGTAACTTTTGATTCACAGTATGTTTATGCCCAATACGATTTTTATCCTTTGGAAAAAATAAATATGATCTTGGGGGCTAGGTTCGATAATCATAGTGAATACCAATCCCAATTTAGCCCCAAGGCATCTTTGAATTATGCATTCAACGATAACATTTCCCTTAAGGGTTCAATTGGTTATGGCTTTAAGGCACCCGACTTTAGACAGCTATATTTTGATTTCACGAATTCGGCCGTAGGATATACCGTTTTGGGATATAATGTCGCCGTTGCCAAGGTTCAGGAATTGGAAGAACAGGGTCAATTGATCGATATTCTTTTTGATTTGGACGATTTGGCCGAACCTCTGCAAGCCGAAAGTTCGGTAGGATACAATTTGGGTGCTGCTTACCAAAACGGAAAGCTCAGATTGGGTCTAAACTATTTTAGAAACGATTTTCAAAATCTTATCGATACAAGAGCGATAGCTAGGAGGACGAATGGTCAAAACGTTTTCAGTTACGTGAATTTTGATAGGATTTACACCACAGGTCTAGAACTTGATATCAATTACAAAGTATCCAATACATTGACCTTGGCCGGTGGGTATCAATTACTCTACGCCAAGGATAAAGAAAAAAAGGTGGCTTTGGAACGGGGCGAGGTATTTGCCCGTGACCCTGCATCACTGCAAACCGTAGCACTTGATAATACCGATTATTTTGGGCTCGTCAACCGTTCCAGGCACACCGCCAATTTTAAGATGTTCTATGAAGTGCCACGATGGAATTTTAATGCCAATCTACGTATCAACTATCGAAGCAAATATGGTCTTTTTGACAGTAATGGTAATGGTATCATAGATGATTTTGACACATCTTTCGTTGATGGCTTCGCACTTACCAATATTGCCTTGAACAAGACATTTGCCGGTAAGTATACCTTACAGTTAGGAGCCAACAACCTATTTGATTACAGGGACGAAGAAAATATACCCGGTCTCGCCGGAATACAATTATTTACAAAAGTTAATATCCAATTTTAA